One part of the Alistipes onderdonkii genome encodes these proteins:
- a CDS encoding MmcQ/YjbR family DNA-binding protein has protein sequence MGNDWTKDFGFAREEIFRSEETLRTIRHIRASWGGEPEFLWEKFPDYAVFRRQDNAKWYAVILTVQAGKLGLADQGRTEILDIRADAETMARSLDFEHYFPGYHMNKRTWLTVRLDGSVPFGEIAPLIARSYELAGKK, from the coding sequence ATGGGAAACGACTGGACAAAGGATTTCGGCTTTGCGCGCGAAGAAATTTTCCGCAGCGAAGAAACGCTCCGCACAATCCGCCATATCCGTGCCTCATGGGGCGGCGAACCGGAGTTCCTCTGGGAGAAATTCCCGGACTACGCCGTTTTCCGGCGGCAGGACAACGCCAAATGGTATGCCGTGATATTGACGGTGCAGGCCGGCAAACTCGGCCTCGCAGACCAGGGGCGGACAGAGATCCTCGACATCCGGGCCGATGCGGAGACCATGGCGCGGTCGCTGGACTTCGAACATTATTTCCCCGGGTACCATATGAATAAACGCACGTGGCTCACCGTACGGCTGGACGGCAGCGTACCCTTCGGGGAAATCGCCCCGCTGATCGCCCGCAGTTACGAACTGGCCGGGAAAAAGTAG
- a CDS encoding HAD family hydrolase — protein sequence MQIRLILLDFDGTLADTRRANTLAYVATLREAGYTLTEEEYAAKYFGMRCNEFLTRYGIADPGERERLRLRKIALYPAFFDTVRLNRPLWEFCRQFRAQGGRVWIVSTGSRANIDNAMRHLGITVAGQRTGSTGAATSGAAGRDLTGADEAWLRTAGTATIDAGTPTHATITPEPGEGPNGSVDGILSGADVEHSKPAPDCFLEAMRREGCTPQETLIFEDSEIGLEAARRSGAAYFRVTL from the coding sequence ATGCAAATCCGACTCATCCTGCTCGACTTCGACGGCACGCTGGCCGACACGCGGCGCGCCAATACGCTCGCCTATGTGGCCACACTGCGCGAGGCGGGCTATACGCTCACCGAGGAGGAGTATGCGGCAAAGTATTTCGGTATGCGGTGCAACGAGTTCCTGACCCGTTACGGCATCGCCGACCCCGGGGAGCGCGAGCGGCTGCGGCTGCGCAAGATCGCGCTCTACCCCGCGTTCTTCGACACCGTGCGGCTCAACCGCCCGCTGTGGGAGTTCTGCAGGCAGTTCCGGGCGCAGGGTGGCCGCGTATGGATCGTATCGACAGGCAGCCGCGCCAACATAGACAACGCCATGCGCCACCTGGGGATCACGGTCGCGGGACAGCGGACAGGGAGCACGGGTGCGGCAACCTCGGGTGCGGCGGGCAGAGACTTGACAGGTGCGGATGAGGCATGGCTCCGGACAGCCGGCACGGCAACGATAGATGCAGGTACGCCGACACACGCAACAATCACCCCCGAGCCGGGCGAAGGGCCGAACGGCTCCGTGGACGGCATACTCTCGGGCGCCGACGTCGAACACAGCAAGCCCGCCCCGGACTGTTTCCTGGAGGCCATGCGCCGCGAGGGCTGTACGCCGCAGGAAACGCTGATCTTCGAGGACTCCGAAATCGGGCTCGAAGCAGCCCGCCGCAGCGGAGCGGCCTATTTCAGGGTAACGCTCTGA
- a CDS encoding M23 family metallopeptidase, translating to MAGKKDLERLRRRKRRKQNIIRATVHFFVWAGVAVLYYVGFSLFFDTPVEYELKHSTDRLRREYAALTQRYDSLTTVMHNLSARDRNVFRTLFESDPYDFDSEYERRQAVTYENIFNRSSRRLKLELRERVADMEKRLDELNASYLDLQALIDSAGSGCNNIPAIQPVINKQLTLLTASYGMRIHPFYKTLQSHQGVDYTIPEGSRVFATADGVVRDVALRNSTSGQTVVIDHGNGYETSYSHLSKINVRKGQRVSRGEIIALSGDTGLSLSPHLHYEVRLNGMRVDPIHYFFMELTPTEYQRLMRIAQSGMQSFD from the coding sequence ATGGCAGGAAAGAAAGACCTGGAGCGGCTCCGCAGGCGTAAGCGCCGCAAACAGAACATCATACGCGCGACGGTGCACTTTTTCGTGTGGGCCGGGGTCGCCGTGCTCTACTACGTCGGGTTCTCGCTCTTCTTCGACACGCCCGTGGAGTACGAGCTCAAACACTCGACCGACCGCCTGCGCCGCGAATACGCCGCACTCACCCAGCGGTACGACTCGCTCACGACCGTCATGCACAACCTCTCCGCGCGCGACCGCAACGTCTTCCGCACCCTCTTCGAATCGGATCCCTACGACTTCGATTCGGAATACGAACGCCGGCAGGCCGTCACCTACGAAAACATCTTCAACCGTTCGTCGCGGCGGCTCAAGCTCGAACTGCGCGAACGGGTCGCCGACATGGAGAAGCGGCTCGACGAACTGAACGCCTCGTACCTCGACCTGCAGGCGCTCATCGACTCGGCGGGCAGCGGCTGCAACAACATCCCGGCCATCCAGCCCGTGATAAACAAGCAGTTGACGCTGCTCACGGCCTCGTACGGCATGCGCATACACCCCTTCTACAAGACCCTGCAATCGCACCAGGGCGTGGACTACACCATCCCCGAGGGGTCGCGCGTCTTCGCCACGGCCGACGGCGTGGTGCGCGACGTGGCGCTGCGCAACTCCACGTCGGGGCAGACGGTCGTGATCGACCACGGCAACGGCTACGAGACTTCGTACAGCCACCTCTCGAAGATCAACGTCCGCAAGGGCCAGCGCGTGAGCCGCGGCGAGATCATCGCCCTCTCGGGCGACACGGGCCTTTCGCTCTCGCCCCACCTCCACTACGAGGTGCGGCTGAACGGCATGCGCGTCGATCCGATCCACTACTTCTTCATGGAACTCACCCCCACCGAATACCAGCGCCTAATGCGCATCGCGCAGTCGGGCATGCAGTCGTTCGACTAA
- a CDS encoding M23 family metallopeptidase, protein MKQKGQRFDTQALTQEAQALTRDVVTAPFRLRTYRLIRKILIGFILVSIANVLFSYFFYTPKMYRIIRDNRDLVIKYRILQDRIRTSQRRVDEIRHRDNYVYRSLFSTDTMTLDGVWQPYPDTKYAAMAGDDFAPLMVGTWKQLDALARILYLESVSFDELQAFARDKEKMSSAIPAIWPIDRSALHNDHIGAFNMRRMHPVLGYIRPHKGIDLGCDRGTPVYATGDAVVEVASSGGNGGYGRMVLLNHEFGYKTRYAHLSKILVQPGERVARGQVIAETGNTGISSGPHLHYEVIHKGMPVNPINYFNRNMTAAEYDALMEKMRDTNFEKL, encoded by the coding sequence ATGAAGCAAAAAGGGCAGAGATTCGACACGCAGGCGCTGACACAGGAAGCGCAGGCGCTGACGCGCGACGTGGTCACGGCACCTTTCCGCCTGCGCACCTACCGCCTGATCCGGAAAATACTCATCGGCTTCATCCTCGTCTCGATCGCCAACGTGCTCTTCTCGTACTTCTTCTACACCCCCAAGATGTACCGCATCATCCGCGACAACCGCGACCTGGTGATCAAGTACCGCATCCTGCAAGACCGCATCCGCACCTCGCAGCGGCGCGTGGACGAAATCCGCCACCGCGACAACTACGTCTACCGCTCGCTCTTCTCGACCGACACGATGACCCTCGACGGCGTGTGGCAGCCCTATCCCGACACCAAATACGCCGCGATGGCCGGGGACGACTTCGCCCCGCTGATGGTCGGCACCTGGAAACAGCTCGATGCGCTGGCCCGCATACTCTACCTCGAATCGGTGTCGTTCGACGAATTGCAGGCATTCGCCCGCGACAAGGAGAAGATGTCGTCGGCGATCCCGGCCATATGGCCCATCGACCGCTCGGCGCTGCACAACGACCATATCGGCGCCTTCAACATGCGGCGTATGCACCCCGTGCTGGGGTATATCCGCCCCCACAAGGGCATCGACCTGGGCTGCGACCGCGGCACGCCGGTCTACGCCACGGGCGACGCCGTGGTGGAGGTCGCCTCCTCGGGGGGCAACGGCGGATACGGGCGCATGGTGCTGCTGAACCACGAATTCGGCTACAAGACCCGCTACGCGCACCTGAGCAAAATCCTCGTGCAGCCGGGCGAACGGGTCGCCCGCGGGCAGGTCATCGCCGAAACGGGCAACACGGGCATCTCCTCGGGCCCCCACCTCCACTACGAGGTGATCCACAAGGGCATGCCGGTGAACCCGATCAACTATTTCAACCGCAACATGACCGCCGCGGAATACGACGCACTCATGGAGAAGATGCGCGATACGAACTTCGAAAAGCTCTGA